Within the Paracoccus everestensis genome, the region GTTCAGCCGTGCCACGCCATCGATGGGCGGGAGTGCCGAGGGGTCGGGCGCAGGGGCGGGATGGCGGTCGGGATCCAGCACCCAGTCCACCGCCGCGACGACGCCGGGATGGCGCACCACCGTGACAAAGGGCCGGTTCAGCAGATCGCCGCCGCCGAACAGGGCCACGGCCGCCCGGTTGGCACCGATGGTGCGGGCCTTGTCATCGACGGCCAGCATCGGGACCGGCACGCCCTCCAGCAGATCCGAGGCCCGGCGGTGGCCGTCCTGCATCACCCGACCTGCCGCAAGCCCGCGCGAAAGCGCGCGGCATTGGCGCGGTATCGTGCGGCGGACTGGCGAAGGCCGGCCTGCGCCGCGTCGTCCAGCACCCGCACGACCTTGCCGGGCGCGCCCATGACCAAGGCACCGGCCGGAATTTCCTTGTTCTCGGCGACCAGGGCGCCCGCGCCGATCAAAGCCCCTGCCCCGATCCGGGCGCCGTTCAGGATCGTCGCGCCCATGCCGATCAAGGCGCCCTCGCCGATGGTGCAGCCGTGCAGGATCGCGCGGTGGCCGATGGTGCAATCCGCGCCGATCACCAGCGGACAGCCGGGATCGGTGTGCAGAACGCAGAGATCCTGGATGTTGCTGCCCCGACCTACGCGGATTTCCTCGTTATCGCCGCGCAGGACCGCGCCCCACCAGACCGATGCGCCGTCCTCCAGCACGACCCGGCCTATCAATTGTGCGTCGGGCGCGACCCAGGCATCCGCCGCAAGCTGCGGGGCGATGCCGTCCAGTTCCCAGATCATGCGTGTTCCTCCATCAGATCCTTGACGAAGCGGCCCAGGCCCCCCTGCCGGTCGCGGCGCAGGCGTTCGGCGGTCAGGATGGCGCGCAGGTTGTGTTCGGTCTGGTCCAGATCGTCGTTGACCAGGACGTAATCGTATTCCGCCCAATGGCTGATCTCGGCCCGGCTTTTCGCCATCCGGCCCGCGATCACCCCGTCGCTGTCCTGCCCGCGTGCGCGAAGGCGGCGTTCCAGTTCCGGCAAGGACGGCGGCAGAACGAAGATCGACACGACATGGCCGCCCAGGGCCGATGCGCGGATCTGCTGGCCGCCCTGCCAGTCCACGTCGAACAGCGTGTCGCGCCCGTCGCGCATCGCGGCCTCGACGGGCGCGCGGGGGCTGCCGTACAGGTTCCCGAAGACCTCGGCGTATTCCAGCATCTGCCCCTGCTCGACCATTTCGTGAAAGGCCCCGGGCGAGGTGAAGACGTAATGCTGCCCGTCCACCTCGCCCGCGCGGGGGGGACGGGTGGTGGCGGATACCGAAAAGCGCAGCGAGGGATCCCAATCCATCAGCCGCCGGGCCAGCGTGGATTTCCCTGCGCCCGAAGGCGATGACAGGATGATCAGCAGGCCGGTTCTGTCCATGGGGCGTCTTTCTTTTGGCTTTGGGCGCGGGATGGACCAGCGATGCGGGACGGTCAAGACCCCGGCCCCCCTTGCCATCTTAACCATTCGTTAGGAAAACGACTCGGCATGGGGCGAAGTTATGTTTATCATGCCGTTGGAGAGTATAGCGTGTCCGCGTTCCTGGACGCGCGGCAGTGACGAGGGTTCAACAGTGTCGGAATGGCAGGACGACAAGGCGTCGCATCCGCCCCGGGCGGATGGCACGGGACAGATTTTGCAACTTGCGGATTTCAACCCGGCGCAACCTGCCCGAATTCTGGCAGATATGCGCGCCTATTGGGACAGCCTGCGGCGCGGCCGGGCCGTGCCCGCACGGTCCGACATCCAGCCCCAGGGCATTCACCGCGCCCTTGATCACGCCTTTATCCTGGAACGAATCGCCCCCGGCGCCGCGCGCTTTCGCCTTGCGGGCCAGCACCTGATCGACCTGATGGGGATGGAGGTGCGGGGCATGGCCTTTTGTTCGCTGGCCAATCCCAGTTCGCGCGGCCGCTGGTCGGACGTGCTGGAATCGGTCTTCCGCGCCCCGCAACTGGCGCAGATGACGCTGCACGCCAAGGCGGAATATGCCCGCCCCGAACTGTCTGCGCGGCTGCTGCTGCTGCCCTTGTCCTCGGACCTGGGCGACGTGACCCGCGCGCTTGGCTGCATCATCGCCGAAGGCCAGATCGGCATCGCGCCGCGCCGCTTCGACCTGGTTTCCGACGAGGTCATGCCGATTATCGAGGGGGGCAAGACCCTCGCGCCCTCGGCTTCGGATTTCGGCCGCGACTGGCGCGGGGCCGGGCCGGGCAAGGCCCTTGACCTGCAACCTTCCGAACGCCCGGCGAAACGGGCGGACAGCGCGGAATCGCGGCGGGCCAAGTTCCGGGTGATCACCCCGAACCCCGCCACGCCGTCGCTGCCCTCGGGTGCGACCAGAAGCTAGGCGGACTGGCGGGGCGGACGGCCAGGAACGCCGCCGCCCGTCCTTATCCCACCGGCACGACGCGCACTGCGCCGCCCTTGGCCGACAGCGCGATTTCCCCTGCCGCCAGGCGCAATGCATCCTGGCCGAACACCTCGGCCCGCCAGCCTTTCAGCGCGGGCAGATCGCGGTCGCCCTGGGCGATGGCGTCCAGTTCCGAGGACGAGGCGATCAGCTTGGGCGCCACGCCCGACGCGTCGGCCTTGGCCTTGAGCAGCACGCGCAAAAGGTCGGACAATGCGGCATTGCCGGGCTTGCCCGGTTCGTCGGCCTTGGGCTGGGGCAGATCCTTGGATTCGATCCCCGCCTTGACGGCGGCCAGGATGCCATTGGCGATATCGCCCTTGCGCGCTTCCCGCAGCAGCAGGCGGGACCGGCCCAGGTCGGCCTCGGTCAGGGGTTTGGTCGAGGCGACCTCGATCATCGCGTCGTCCTTCAGCACGCGGGTCCGGGGAATGTCGCGTTCCTGGGCATAGGTTTCGCGGAACCGGGCCAGTTCGCGCAGGATCGCCAGGAAGCGCGGCGAGTTGGTGCGGGTCCGAATCTTTTGCCAGGCTTCCTCGGGACGGGTGATATAGGTTTCGGGGTCTTCCAGGACCGCGATTTCCTCGGCCAGCCAGCTTTCGCGGCCGTTCTTGCGCAGCTCGGCCGACAGAAATTCATAGATGACCCGCAGATGCGTCACATCGGCCAGGGCATAGGCGGCCTGAGCGTCCGACAAGGGACGGCGCGACCAGTCGGTAAAGCGCGACGACTTGTCCAGGTTCGCCCGCGCGATCCGGCGCACCAGGGTTTCATAGCCTGCCTGTTCGCCGAACCCGCAGACCATCGCGGCCACCTGGGTGTCGAACAAGGGTTGCGGGAACAGGCCCGCGTCGTGAAAGAAGATCTCCAGATCCTGGCGGGCGGCGTGGAACACCTTGACCGTACCGGTGTGGCGGAACAGGTCATAAAGCGGCTCCAGTGACAGGCCTTCGGCCAGGGGATCGACCAGAACCGCCTCTCCTCCCGGGGTGCCGGGAGTCGATGCGGGCGGAAGCGCAAGCTGGATCAGGCACAGCTTGGACCAATAGGTCCGCTCGCGCAGGAATTCGGTATCGACCGTGACATAGGGGGCGGTTTTTGCGATCTCGCAGAAACGCGCCAGGTCTTCGGTCCGGGTGATGGTGGTGATGTCGTCGCTCATGTGGGTCTTTCGCGCGGGGCGGTTCGTCCGCCAATTGGGAACGGATAAGGCGAAGCTTCCCTGATGGAAAGCGTTTTTGGTCAGCCGGGCTGACGGATCACAGAGCGTCGATGTCGCCTTGCGCCCGGACCGCATGAAAATCGGCCACAAACGCGTCCAGCCGCCCTTCGGCAATGGCGCCGCGCAGGCCCGCCATCAGTTCCTGGAAATAATGCAGGTTGTGCCAGGTCAGCAGCATCCCACTGATCATTTCGCCTGCACGAAAGACGTGGTGCAGATAGGCGCGGCTGTATCCGGTGCAGGCCGGGCAGGTGCAGTCCGCGTCCAGCGGGCGCGGATCGTCGGCATGGCGGGCATTCTTGATGTTGACCTGGCCCCGCCGCGTCCAGGCCTGTCCGGTCCGCCCGGACCGGGACGGCAGCACGCAATCCATCATGTCAACGCCCCGCTGCACCGCACCCACGATGTCATCGGGCTTGCCCACCCCCATCAGGTATCGCGGCTTGTCGGCGGGCAGGAAACCCGGCGCGTAATCCAGGACGCCGAACATCGCCTCCTGTCCCTCGCCCACGGCAAGGCCGCCGATGGCATAGCCATCAAAGCCGATGGCCTTCAGGGCCTCGGCGGATTCCTCGCGCAGGTCAGGCGTGACGCCGCCCTGCATGATGCCGAACAGCGCATGGCCCGGCCTGTCGCCAAAGGCGTCGCGCGACCGCTGCGCCCAGCGCATCGACAGGCGCATGGACTGGGCCACGGCGTCGTCGGTCGCCGGCAGCGCGGGGCATTCGTCAAAGCACATCACGATGTCGCTGCCCAGCAGGCGCTGGATTTCCATGCTGGTTTCGGGCGACAGCATATGCTTGGACCCGTCGATATGGGATGAAAAGGTGACGCCGTTTTCGGTCAGCTTGCGAAGGGCGGCCAGCGACATGACCTGGAAGCCGCCGGAATCCGTCAGGATCGGCCGGTCCCAGTTCATGAAACGGTGCAATCCGCCCAGCCGCGCGATCCGGTCCGCGCCAGGGCGCAGCATCAGGTGATAGGTGTTGCCCAGCAGGATGTCCGCGCCCGTGGCACGCACCGATTCCGGCAGCATCGCCTTGACCGTGGCCGCGGTGCCCACCGGCATGAAGGCGGGCGTGCGGATCTCGCCCCGCGGCGTGTGGATGGTGCCGGTGCGCGCAGGGCCGTCGGTTGCGTGAAGGGTAAAGGAAAAACGCTCGCTCATCGGGGGGCCTGTCGCTGGAACCGGGCGTGTTTATCCAATGCAGAGGGGGATCGCAATGCGCCCCCTCTCTGGACCTGGGGAGACGGGGTGCCTATATGAAAGCAAATTCGACAGGAACACGCCATGACCGAACCGCAGGAAGGCGCCCCGCTGATCGCGCCCTCGACCACCGACCATCCACTGTATGACAGCATCGTCGAGGCCTGCAAGACTGTTTATGACCCGGAAATCCCGGTCAACATCTTCGATCTGGGGCTGATCTATACCATCCAGGTCAACCCGGAAAACGAGGTGCGGGTCATCATGACCCTGACCGCGCCGGGCTGCCCCGTCGCGGGCGAGATGCCGGGCTGGGTCGCGGACGCGGTGGAACCCTTGCCGGGCGTCAAGCAGGTCGATGTGGAAATGACCTTTCAACCGCAATGGGGCATGGACATGATGTCCGACGAAGCGCGGCTGGAACTGGGCTTCATGTAGGAAGACGGGGGGCTGTCTGCCCCCCCGACCCCCGAGGATATTTGGACCAAGGCAAAACAGCCACGTCTTGATGGGCGTGGGTTGCGGGATTATCTTTGGGGTGAACAGAAGGAACGCGCCATGTTTGCCATTCCCGGATCCGTGCCGGTCACGATCACGCCCGCCGCCGAACGCCAGATTGCGCGGCTGATGACGGGCAAGAACGCCTTTGGCCTGCGCATCGGGCTGAAAAAGGGCGGTTGCGCAGGCATGGAATACACCATGGACCTGGTCGAGGCGGCAGAGCCGCACGAGGAAGTCGTGCAACAGGGTGCGGCCCGCGTATTGATCGCGCCGCGGGCGCAGATGTTCCTGTTCGGCACCGAGATCGACTATGAAACCGGGCTGCTGGAATCGGGCTTCAAGTTCCGCAATCCCAATGTGACCGATGCCTGCGGGTGCGGGGAATCCGTGCGGTTCGAGCCGCTGGACGGAAGCCGCGCCGCCGGGTGACCGGCTTTCCGTCGCAGTTGCGGCGCTATCATGATTGCGAACCGGGCGTCATGGTCCTAAGCCGTTTCAAACGCTTGGAGGGATGGCATGGCACCGCGCAAACTGGCAGCCGGAAACTGGAAGATGAACGGCGATCTTGCCGCCCTGGCCGAGATCGACGCATTGACGGCAGCCCAGGCGGCGCCGGGCTGCGACGTCCTGATCTGCCCGCCTGCTGTCCTGATCCATGCGATGAAGGCGCGGATCGGCGCGGGCGCTATCGCGGTCGGCGGGCAGGATTGCCATGCGACATCCTCGGGCGCCCATACGGGCGATATCTCGGCTGCGCAGTTAAGGGATGCGGGTGCGTCCCATGTGATCCTGGGCCATTCCGAACGCCGCGCCGATCATGGCGAAACCGATGCAATGGTGGCGGCCAAGGCCGCGGCCGCCCATGCCGCCGGTTTGACCGCGATCATCTGCGTGGGCGAGACCGAGAGGCAGCGCGATGCCGGGGAAACCCTGGCGGTGATCGCCTCGCAACTGGATGGATCCATCCCCAAAGGCGCGACGGCGGCCAATACCGTCATCGCCTATGAGCCGGTCTGGGCCATCGGCACCGGACGCACGCCGACCCTTGACCAGATCGCCGAGGTTCATGCGCTGATGCGCGAGCGCCTGGAGGACCGGGTCGCAGATGCGGCGCAGGTCCGGCTGCTTTACGGCGGCAGCGTCAAGCCCGCCAATGCGGCCGCGATCTTTGCCATTCCCCATGTGGACGGCGCCCTTGTCGGCGGGGCCAGCCTCAAGGCGGCTGATTTCGGCCCGATCATCGCGGCCCTGGCGGCAGTTTAGCGGGCAGAGGCGACCTGAAGCCCATGACCGCCCGTTCCCCCTGGCTTGTGCTGGCCATCGTGTCCAGTGCGCTGTTCCTGATCGTGATCGACATGACGGCGCTTTACACCGCGTTGCCGACGCTGACGCGCGACCTGGAAGCCTCGGCCACGGAAAAGCTGTGGATCGTCAATGCCTATTCCCTGGTCGTGGCGGGGCTGCTGCCGGGCGCGGGCGCGCTTGGCGACCGTTACGGGCACCGGCGGATGTTCACGATCGGCCTGGCGATCTTTGGCGCGGCATCATTGGCGGCCGGCTTTGCGCCCACATCCGCCACCCTGATCGCGGCGCGTGCGGGCCTGGCCGTGGGCGCTGCGGCCATGATGCCCGCCACGCTGTCGATCATCCGCCACACATTCGAGGATCCGGACGACCGCGCCCTTGCCATTGGCATCTGGGCCGCCGTCGCATCGGGCGGCGCGGCGCTTGGCCCGGTGATCGGCGGCGCGCTGCTGGAACATTTCCATTGGGGCGCGGTGTTCCTGATCAACCTGCCGGTGGTGCTGGCGGCGCTTGCCCTGACGGCCGCCTTTGTGCCTCGGGGCCAAGGTCATGGACACCATCCCTTTGATCCTGTCGGATCGCTGCTGGTCCTGGTCGGGCTGGTCGGCGTGACGCTGGCCATCAAGGAAATCGCCAAGCCGGACCCGTCGCTGACGGTGCTGCTGTTGTCCGCCCTGGCGGGCCTTGCCGCCCTGGCGCTGTTCTTTCGCCGCCTGCGCCGCAGCGCCAATCCGATGATCGACCTGACGCTGTTCCACGGCCCCCGATTTGCAGGGGGCGTAATTGGCGCCCTTGTCTCGGCTGCGGCCCTGCTGGGGGTTCAGCTTGCCATCACACAGCGCCTGCAACTGGTTCAGGGGCTGTCGCCGCTGCAAGCGGGGCTTTTCGTCCTGCCGATCCCGCTGGCGTCGTTCCTAGCCGGGCCGGTCGCCGGCATGATGCTGGGCCGGGTTGGCGCAGGCCGCCTGCTGGCGGCGACGCTTGTTGTCAGCGGGGCGGGCATCCTGGTTTACTGGGCAGGCGTAGGCCACCAGGGGATCGAACTGGCAAGCTTTGCCATCATGGGCGCGGGCATCGGGGCTGCGATGACGGCGGCCTCGTCCACCATCATGCTAAGCGCGCCCGCCGACCGGGCGGGCATGGCGGCATCGGTCGAGGAAGTGTCCTATGAACTGGGCGGCGCGCTTGGCATTGCCATCCTGGGCAGCCTGATGGCCGGAATTTACAGTGCTTCGTCCAGTGCAGCAGGCTTGGGAAAAAAGGCCTCGGATTCGCTGGATGGCGCCCTGGCCCTGGCCGCGACCTTGCCCGCGCCCCAGGCTGATCGCCTGCTGTCCATCGCCAATGACGCCTTCGACCAGGCCACGGGGGCGGTGGCCCTTGCGGCAGGCCTGGCGC harbors:
- a CDS encoding gamma carbonic anhydrase family protein, with product MIWELDGIAPQLAADAWVAPDAQLIGRVVLEDGASVWWGAVLRGDNEEIRVGRGSNIQDLCVLHTDPGCPLVIGADCTIGHRAILHGCTIGEGALIGMGATILNGARIGAGALIGAGALVAENKEIPAGALVMGAPGKVVRVLDDAAQAGLRQSAARYRANAARFRAGLRQVG
- a CDS encoding PAS domain-containing protein, translated to MSEWQDDKASHPPRADGTGQILQLADFNPAQPARILADMRAYWDSLRRGRAVPARSDIQPQGIHRALDHAFILERIAPGAARFRLAGQHLIDLMGMEVRGMAFCSLANPSSRGRWSDVLESVFRAPQLAQMTLHAKAEYARPELSARLLLLPLSSDLGDVTRALGCIIAEGQIGIAPRRFDLVSDEVMPIIEGGKTLAPSASDFGRDWRGAGPGKALDLQPSERPAKRADSAESRRAKFRVITPNPATPSLPSGATRS
- a CDS encoding MFS transporter — protein: MTARSPWLVLAIVSSALFLIVIDMTALYTALPTLTRDLEASATEKLWIVNAYSLVVAGLLPGAGALGDRYGHRRMFTIGLAIFGAASLAAGFAPTSATLIAARAGLAVGAAAMMPATLSIIRHTFEDPDDRALAIGIWAAVASGGAALGPVIGGALLEHFHWGAVFLINLPVVLAALALTAAFVPRGQGHGHHPFDPVGSLLVLVGLVGVTLAIKEIAKPDPSLTVLLLSALAGLAALALFFRRLRRSANPMIDLTLFHGPRFAGGVIGALVSAAALLGVQLAITQRLQLVQGLSPLQAGLFVLPIPLASFLAGPVAGMMLGRVGAGRLLAATLVVSGAGILVYWAGVGHQGIELASFAIMGAGIGAAMTAASSTIMLSAPADRAGMAASVEEVSYELGGALGIAILGSLMAGIYSASSSAAGLGKKASDSLDGALALAATLPAPQADRLLSIANDAFDQATGAVALAAGLALLAAGAWVGRINRMDGRVQQGA
- the tpiA gene encoding triose-phosphate isomerase, giving the protein MAPRKLAAGNWKMNGDLAALAEIDALTAAQAAPGCDVLICPPAVLIHAMKARIGAGAIAVGGQDCHATSSGAHTGDISAAQLRDAGASHVILGHSERRADHGETDAMVAAKAAAAHAAGLTAIICVGETERQRDAGETLAVIASQLDGSIPKGATAANTVIAYEPVWAIGTGRTPTLDQIAEVHALMRERLEDRVADAAQVRLLYGGSVKPANAAAIFAIPHVDGALVGGASLKAADFGPIIAALAAV
- the rnd gene encoding ribonuclease D codes for the protein MTTITRTEDLARFCEIAKTAPYVTVDTEFLRERTYWSKLCLIQLALPPASTPGTPGGEAVLVDPLAEGLSLEPLYDLFRHTGTVKVFHAARQDLEIFFHDAGLFPQPLFDTQVAAMVCGFGEQAGYETLVRRIARANLDKSSRFTDWSRRPLSDAQAAYALADVTHLRVIYEFLSAELRKNGRESWLAEEIAVLEDPETYITRPEEAWQKIRTRTNSPRFLAILRELARFRETYAQERDIPRTRVLKDDAMIEVASTKPLTEADLGRSRLLLREARKGDIANGILAAVKAGIESKDLPQPKADEPGKPGNAALSDLLRVLLKAKADASGVAPKLIASSSELDAIAQGDRDLPALKGWRAEVFGQDALRLAAGEIALSAKGGAVRVVPVG
- the gmk gene encoding guanylate kinase, with the protein product MDRTGLLIILSSPSGAGKSTLARRLMDWDPSLRFSVSATTRPPRAGEVDGQHYVFTSPGAFHEMVEQGQMLEYAEVFGNLYGSPRAPVEAAMRDGRDTLFDVDWQGGQQIRASALGGHVVSIFVLPPSLPELERRLRARGQDSDGVIAGRMAKSRAEISHWAEYDYVLVNDDLDQTEHNLRAILTAERLRRDRQGGLGRFVKDLMEEHA
- a CDS encoding SUF system Fe-S cluster assembly protein, with amino-acid sequence MTEPQEGAPLIAPSTTDHPLYDSIVEACKTVYDPEIPVNIFDLGLIYTIQVNPENEVRVIMTLTAPGCPVAGEMPGWVADAVEPLPGVKQVDVEMTFQPQWGMDMMSDEARLELGFM
- a CDS encoding HesB/IscA family protein — protein: MFAIPGSVPVTITPAAERQIARLMTGKNAFGLRIGLKKGGCAGMEYTMDLVEAAEPHEEVVQQGAARVLIAPRAQMFLFGTEIDYETGLLESGFKFRNPNVTDACGCGESVRFEPLDGSRAAG
- the tgt gene encoding tRNA guanosine(34) transglycosylase Tgt, translating into MSERFSFTLHATDGPARTGTIHTPRGEIRTPAFMPVGTAATVKAMLPESVRATGADILLGNTYHLMLRPGADRIARLGGLHRFMNWDRPILTDSGGFQVMSLAALRKLTENGVTFSSHIDGSKHMLSPETSMEIQRLLGSDIVMCFDECPALPATDDAVAQSMRLSMRWAQRSRDAFGDRPGHALFGIMQGGVTPDLREESAEALKAIGFDGYAIGGLAVGEGQEAMFGVLDYAPGFLPADKPRYLMGVGKPDDIVGAVQRGVDMMDCVLPSRSGRTGQAWTRRGQVNIKNARHADDPRPLDADCTCPACTGYSRAYLHHVFRAGEMISGMLLTWHNLHYFQELMAGLRGAIAEGRLDAFVADFHAVRAQGDIDAL